One segment of Danio aesculapii chromosome 3, fDanAes4.1, whole genome shotgun sequence DNA contains the following:
- the c3h16orf89 gene encoding UPF0764 protein C16orf89 homolog, whose product MPYSFYSRGDKNSRSLLVFYRLHSTCYLKYLKMLYPFLVLLVFSSKIDLSNQDVIDNILVSLSKGITYFDMQGSNINLDGVVGYIILQAQLREATRTWPHSDFLSLSQRAAAISMLKRLSKSLSTAASTLQETDPKYFKEFEPILDSSFWSLPGEWSSTDPSLVYTSVRAMECYDEHMSDKCMTFLLGTWKDNGTPCIVTKTCRDTMTQFGCPHYSLSHQLLYFMIGTMKGCSKMLKGDLRLSRVNITVGHYKRIFCSNMMKSNQDIFKNSLTGQMQDIFIENILLCGLVGFSDFYKLDWLQSILTWQDQEAGCFGKEEDISHIFEEFLDAPHKRVKRREKTLTDGCSSHMTGVAVSALGGFLNFYLSEQDITKRPII is encoded by the exons AAAATGCTGTATCCTTTTCTCGTGCTTCTTGTTTTCTCGTCTAAAATTGATTTATCAAACCAGGATGTGATTGATAACATTCTTGTGAGTTTATCCAAGGGAATCACTTATTTCGACATGCAGGGCAGTAACATAAATCTGGACGGTGTTGTTGGATACATAATACTACAAG CACAGCTGCGGGAGGCAACACGAACTTGGCCGCATTCAGATTTTCTCAGTCTCTCTCAGCGCGCAGCTGCGATTTCCATGCTGAAGAGACTAAGCAAGAGCCTTTCTACTGCGGCCAGCACCCTTCAGGAGACAGACCCCAAATACTTCAAAG AGTTTGAGCCCATTTTGGACAGCTCCTTCTGGTCCCTGCCTGGCGAATGGAGCTCCACTGACCCTTCTCTGGTTTATACCTCGGTGAGAGCTATGGAGTGCTATGATGAACACATGAGTGACAAGTGCATGACTTTTCTTCTAGGAACCTG GAAAGACAATGGAACCCCATGCATTGTGACTAAGACCTGTAGAGACACAATGACACAGTTTGGATGTCCACACTATTCCCTGTCCCACCAGCTGCTGTACTTCATGATAGGAACCATG AAAGGGTGCTCCAAAATGCTGAAGGGGGACCTAAGATTGTCTCGTGTCAACATAACTGTGGGACATTACAAGAGGATTTTCTGCTCCAATATGATGAAAAGCAACCAGGATATCTTCAAGAACAGTCTCACTGGCCAAATGCAGGACATCTTCATAGAAAACA TTCTTCTATGTGGTTTAGTAGGATTCTCGGACTTCTATAAACTGGACTGGCTACAGTCGATTTTAACATGGCAAGATCAAGAAGCGGGCTGTTTTGGCAAAGAAG AGGACATCTCTCACATCTTTGAGGAATTTTTGGATGCTCCACACAAACGAGTGAAAAGAAGGGAAAAAACCCTGACAG ATGGCTGCTCGAGTCACATGACAGGAGTTGCAGTGAGTGCATTAGGAGGTTTTCTCAACTTTTACCTTTCAGAGCAGGACATAACGAAGAGACCCATAATTTAA